From the Halobacterium zhouii genome, the window TGCAGCGTTTCAGAACCGGAGTCTCGTTCTCACGTCGTCCCAGTGTGACCCCTGCCAGAACCACTGTCCGCAGTCGCGACACCGCCACACGGGACTGACGTCGTCGGGGACGTACTCCGGTCGCGGGGCGTCGCTCGCCACCCGTTCGAGACGCCCGTTGCACGCGCCACACCGCTCGCCGGCAGCCAGTTCGAGGGACACCCCAGCGTCCCGGAGTTCGCGCAACTGTTCGTCGGTGTCCTTCGAGCGCACGAGAATGCTGTCCGGCGTGCGTGCCGCTAACTGTTCGTCGCGCGTCAGTAGCACGCGGCCCTCGTCGAGCGCGAGCGCCCGGACGTCGTCGTCCGCTTCGACGTCCCGGTCGAGGCAGTACGCGGCGTCGTGGCCGCACATCCGCAGGATTCTCGCGAGATCGCCGAGCATCGCGTCGAGGAGAAACCTCATCGTGGAGTCACGCCCTGGTGCCGGCCCATGGCATCAGTGCAGGAACGCGCGGACGCCCTCAGCGTCCCGGGTGTTCAGCACGTCTGCGGCCTCGGCCCACCCGCGACGGGCGGTGTGCACCCCGTACTCGACGTTCGAGAATTCGTCCGGGGAGTGGGCGTCGGTGTCGATGCAGATGGTCGCGCCCGCCTCGATTGCGGCTTTCACCATGCTCCCCCAGAGGTCGAGACGGTGGGGGTTCGCGTTCACCTCCAGTGCGGTGCCGGCCTCGGCGGCCGCCGCGCCGAGTTCGGCGGCGTCGAACTCCATCGCGGGCCGGTTGTTGATGAGGCGCCCCGACGGGTGACCGAGGACGTCCACGTGCGGGTGTTCGACGGCACGAATCAGGCGCTCGGTCTGGTCGCCGCCGTCGTCGC encodes:
- a CDS encoding Mut7-C RNAse domain-containing protein gives rise to the protein MRFLLDAMLGDLARILRMCGHDAAYCLDRDVEADDDVRALALDEGRVLLTRDEQLAARTPDSILVRSKDTDEQLRELRDAGVSLELAAGERCGACNGRLERVASDAPRPEYVPDDVSPVWRCRDCGQWFWQGSHWDDVRTRLRF